In Schizosaccharomyces osmophilus chromosome 1, complete sequence, the genomic window ATGTTGGAAAAGTGCCGTGCTCTTGGTAGGTGGGTTGGATGGGGAATGGTCCTACCTGAGTCAATCACAAACAATCAGAAATTTCCCAGAAAATCTTTTGAGAAACCAGGAAATGTTAAAtactataaaaaaagtttgtttgAACATAATACCTTTACTTCCTTTTAAACTTGGAATGAAGGTCGCGTACCTCATGTAGACAATCATTCATGCTTTAGGTGGCTCTAATATATCCttattttaattcttctgaAGATGTTTATAACCGTACTGCGTACGAAAGAAGTCTACCTACCATTATTGAAACGTTAAACATGAATGACGGCGAATATCAAAACTGCTTCCTTTCCGTGAGTTCATCAAACCGCAAAAATCATTCGTTGAAAATAAgaataatataaatataaatatgaatatacatatacatatcAAAGCAACAGCTAGGGGATTCTTGGAAGTACAGCAATGATCTTGATATGGTCCATACATGTTACCAAACTTTGGAATAGTCGTTATTTATAAATCGTGAATTAGTCCTTCATCCAAATAAACCGGCGTCCTGTCCTCTGTTTATGGGTTGCTTGTAATCCAGTTGGTCAGAAATAAGTGCATAACCATGGGTCAAGCCATCGATTagtttcttgttttcttcctcaaGCTTTCTAGTATACTTCAAAGAACTCTCCAATTCATCCGTTAATGATTCCAGATCCTCTACGGACACGTATCTTTTCTGATTTAACAGTTCTTTAACAAGACGAATCTGATTTTGCAATCTTGCATCCAAAACAACCGCATTTTGTTCAAAGCATTTTATAAGCGAATCCGGGTATGATTTATAAAGGGGACGAAGCAAAGCTTCTAACGACGAAACTGTATCATTCAAACACCTTTGGAGCTTCTGATTTTGGTTCTTAATATTCtggaaaaacaaggaaCTTCCTTCATAGTCTTCAtgttttgaaactttttgtaGCTCACTTTCTTCATTGTCATATGTCACTGGTAAAATAGGAGCGTTTACATGCGATTTTTGTGGTTCCTTTATAATCAAAGAACAATACGAGTTATTTCCTTTCCGTCGCTTTATTGAATCATAGTTTCCTCGCAATGATTCCATCTGCTGTTCACGTTTCTTGAGTGACATTGACAGTTCTGCTTTCATAGCGGCTTCTATCTGGCTCTTTTTGTCCAAGGAATTCATAgtatgtttattttctttttttaaaaatttgttCTCCTTTTCCAACATATTAATTCTATCCTCTTGGACCTGTCTCTCCTTTAAACTTTGTTCCAAGTTTCGTTGCAattgttttgatgattCCAGATTCTTTCTAAATTCAATAGAATCAGTTTGAATCCTTTCTAacaacttttctttttcttcaacatcaACTTCGTTTCTTCTCAGTAATTGATACAAAACGTTCACAACCCGACATTTGTCTTTAACATCGTCTGAAAACCGTACTTTCTCGTTTTGCAGAATCCCATTGTCTTTTAGTTTATAATTAACATATTGAATTGATTCCTTTAAATTCGTGGAATCGCAAAATACATTAGTAGCCATTTCTTGTATGAAAGCGTCGTTTACATTGCATAAAAATATGAGAACGAAATATCGCTCCAACAATAcagcaaaagaagagaCAAGCCCTCGACCTGAGAGAATGATATAAAATAGGGTTTCATTATAAACTATTAAACTGTCATGAATTCTTATAAACATTCTAGTATCGTTTTCAGGATGTAAACATTCGCTgcgaaaaagaataaaccAGATAGCCataattcaataaataCAGAGTTTCCAAGCATTTCTAGACGATACGCATTTAAAAGCCACATCGCCTGACTAGCTATCCACAGAATTAGGCAAACCAACCCTTTTTTGCTGATaagttttgaatttggCAAAATTAAGGGCAGAAATATTAGATACCAGAGGAAATACTAAAAAATTGTTagccaaaaaaataacagtAGAACTTACTTGACTCGTGCAAACTTTGTTGAATGttacaaaagcaaatgtcTGTGCGAAAAGTGTACCAGCAAGAGTTTGTTTGGAATATACAGCAGCAATCAAAACACAAAGTAAAATTTGTGGAAAAAATGCAAGGAATGAAGAGAGTTTCTGCTTAGAGGCTGACTCAAAATAAAGACTCAAATGATGAGCTGAAAAGTTATGCCTATGATCTGTTCGTCCAAGatgatatatatatgtgTGCTCTAGAAAAGGCCTTCCATAAATGATATACATGAAAAGATTACACAAAGTGAAGGCTAAAAGGGACCCAATTAATACCTTGAACTGGTTgacagaaaaagaaccgGCAACTCTTTTCAACAGTGGTCCTTGCTTCCATGGGTTTGCatagtaaaataaaaatgcgATTCCATAAATAAATGGATAAATTTTAAAATGTACCGAAAAGCCAAGTAAGAACCCTGCTAACCACACACGTTTTCGTTCTAAGAGTAAGATGAGTGCAACACTTAAGACTCCTAAAATTGCTTCACAGTTTCCTCTTGTACTAATTACAGCGACAAGTGGATTTAGTATCCAAAAGGAAACATATAGCAGTGATTTACCTAAAGACAGTTTACGATTCAGAATTTTAATAATAATCCAACCAGCCAGTATGTCACAAAGGGAAAACATATACTTTCCCCAAGATGGAAACCCATATTGAGTTGGCAACAAGATAATAGCCAAAAGAGGAGTATATCGATATGTATCCCGCATATAAGGTGACTCACCCAGAGAAACATACCTTGCTGCATCAGTGAAGACAAAATAGTCAACATCGGTGTATTTGAGTGTAGATTTACTATCATGCCAATTTCCATAATTGATAAGAATAACCCGTATGATGAAACCAACTATCAGAAGACAAGTCGACTTAGATGGACAGTAAGCATGGAAGTAATAGGATACAGAAAATCGTTGGAAAATAATATCCTTTAAAAATCTTATATTCTGATGCCGGCGAACACTTGATGGCAGAGAGAAAATGTAATAAAACAGGGCTTCTTTCACCTCCGGTGTTAAAGCATCTACAGTGCTtactttagaagaagaagaaagtgTTTCTTGAGACGTTTGAGAAGGAGATGAACGTAGAAGCGCACATTGGTGGGCAATGGAATATAAGTGTTTTCTGTCATCTTCTGTAATGTCTGCTTTCGACCATTCAAGAAGAGAATCGAGAATTCCCCttgcaaaaaaagatgaagcGTTTTTATGgtcaaaacttttcataGAAGTTACTCCTTTCATTAACTTCGCTTCTGTTTCAGGTGATATATGGGAATTCTTTAGATCATTGTCTATTGCTTTCGGATTCGTCTCCCTAACATATATGCTGatattttcctttactGATTTCCCATGTAGGAATTTCAATAGCCAAGAGcataaaaaagacaatCGCAGTTGTAGAAAGGGCTCCAAATGAATAGAAGCAGCGTATTCATAATCGAGAGAAAATTCTTGACAAATGTTTTTTGTACTTTCAAATAAAGCATGGCGGGAATTTATAACAAGTTtctcttcatcattttgCTTCAAGATATCAGAAATTTCAAACGCAGTAACGCTACACAACCCttgaagcaaattcaatgaaaaGCTAGCCAGAGGAAAGTAGTTGGATTTCAGAAAAGGGGAGGATATAAGTACGgactttgatttttgcATCTGCACAAACACAGCATAAATTGAACATAAGGTTATGCATTTGAGTGCAGCAAACTTGGGCGCGGTAATACggaaacaaagaaggaaaccaaGTAAAGAGCACAGGAAAAATACAATACTTCCCCAAGGCAGAATTAAAGGATTATATGCGGAAGCACATACAGCAGTACATGCCAATCCAATAGTCAAGTAAACAAGCCGTGTAGTGGAAACATATTTTTGTGGAGTATAATAATTCTTCCGTTTTATAAAAACGTAGACAGACGAAGTAATTAATAAGTGTCCAAACTGACTAAAATATTCTTCCACTGGCACCTGAGCAATCGTAAATAGTATTTTTCGAGGTACGATTGATATCAATTtcaaatgaaggaaaaaggaaattatAGCCGAGTAGTAGAAAGAAAGGCACAAACATGTGAACCATTGTTGCCTCCATTTCTTGAACAACCAGCTTGGTCGAAGCACAAGCGCGATTCCAAGTAgaggaaacaaataataataaacaaagaactTTAGATATGTTTCCATTCAATTTTACGATAATAGGTCTCAGGACAATAGGCCATTGATATATGCccttgtaaacaaatactATGGATGATCTAGCAAGTTTGTTTTGGCTTAATAAGGAATAATATTCAGTTAGCTCAGTATCAACGATTAGGAAACTATGCTATAACCCGTTATAATATGAACACTGTATTAAAGTGCTAAGATCCCAGTTTGGTAGaattacaattttttgatgaaggaCGGTTGAATTCTGCTTTCGTTTGCTTTGTGATTGAGTAAAAAATGATACgaataagagaaaaataatactattaagcaaaaacaagaatacTCTTCAAATGAAGATTCACATCCAAGAATACTTGAACGCCTTTGCTTAAGTGAAAAACCTAAGTGTTAATATATTATTCATAGACTATAAGTCATAATCGATGAGAAGGGAGCttgttaaaaaaagtaaaaagatAGAATAACGTTGTAAGCAATTACCCAAAGAAGAGAGTCTTCATAAAACCCTTAAAATCAAACGAATCGATTATATCGGCCTCTGTGCTTACATGTTTTCCCACAATAGCGATGACTTAGAAGAGAAGGTTATTCATAGACAAGAGTTTATTTTAAAGCACCAGAAAGGGTTTCCAAAACTCCTACGCGAATCGAAGCTTCAGCAGCAACCTTTTCATCCGAGGAGGCAGCTTCAGCTCTGTACTTTTCGAGCAATTGAGCAACGacagaagatgaaaagtcCTCCAACTTAAAAGCTTCGGGAGAAGTTACAGAAAGCTCATTCGAGGGTTGTTGGACAGCAAAACCACCAGAAACGAAGTATTTGGAAACAGCGTTGGATTCATCCGTGATCTGAATAACACCAGGACGTAAGCATTGAACCATGGGTACGTGATCTTTCAAAACACCCATCTCACCATCCTCAGTGGGAAGATCAACCTGAGTTACAGGTACTTTGTCAAAGACGGTACGGTAGGGCAAAGCCATCGAAAGAATcaacttttcatttttttgagcAGCTTGAGCATATCCACGACGAGGAATTGCTgcaaatttaaaaataccAGGAGAAAATGGAACCCGACGGAAAGCGTTCATAAAAGGTTGCATACTGAAGAGTGTTTGGTTGAAGGGAAGTTGTTTGACGGGCCCACCAACGACCGATGGTTCTACAACTAAAAAATGTACAGACGAAAGAACTCGAATTAGTTTCGTATTAATCTTtagttattttttttttaaaaaatggtaTTTCTGAAAGCATCATGTGGATGGTAGAGCATTGGAACACGCATGggttttgaaatttttgagaatAGAATagtattattttattgatttgtttttctctttaatGATAAAATTAGACTATCCAagtagtttttttttttgggtcGAAGACTCGAAATGAATCAGGAACTGGTAATGCACAGAAAAGCAGCTACTAGATTGAAAGTAATGGACACTTGTAAGAAACTTTGAGAGAAAATTTACACAAA contains:
- the msd1 gene encoding microtubule-anchoring factor Msd1, whose translation is MATNVFCDSTNLKESIQYVNYKLKDNGILQNEKVRFSDDVKDKCRVVNVLYQLLRRNEVDVEEKEKLLERIQTDSIEFRKNLESSKQLQRNLEQSLKERQVQEDRINMLEKENKFLKKENKHTMNSLDKKSQIEAAMKAELSMSLKKREQQMESLRGNYDSIKRRKGNNSYCSLIIKEPQKSHVNAPILPVTYDNEESELQKVSKHEDYEGSSLFFQNIKNQNQKLQRCLNDTVSSLEALLRPLYKSYPDSLIKCFEQNAVVLDARLQNQIRLVKELLNQKRYVSVEDLESLTDELESSLKYTRKLEEENKKLIDGLTHGYALISDQLDYKQPINRGQDAGLFG
- the gpi14 gene encoding pig-M, glycosylphosphatidylinositol-mannosyltransferase I complex subunit pig-M; the protein is METYLKFFVYYYLFPLLGIALVLRPSWLFKKWRQQWFTCLCLSFYYSAIISFFLHLKLISIVPRKILFTIAQVPVEEYFSQFGHLLITSSVYVFIKRKNYYTPQKYVSTTRLVYLTIGLACTAVCASAYNPLILPWGSIVFFLCSLLGFLLCFRITAPKFAALKCITLCSIYAVFVQMQKSKSVLISSPFLKSNYFPLASFSLNLLQGLCSVTAFEISDILKQNDEEKLVINSRHALFESTKNICQEFSLDYEYAASIHLEPFLQLRLSFLCSWLLKFLHGKSVKENISIYVRETNPKAIDNDLKNSHISPETEAKLMKGVTSMKSFDHKNASSFFARGILDSLLEWSKADITEDDRKHLYSIAHQCALLRSSPSQTSQETLSSSSKVSTVDALTPEVKEALFYYIFSLPSSVRRHQNIRFLKDIIFQRFSVSYYFHAYCPSKSTCLLIVGFIIRVILINYGNWHDSKSTLKYTDVDYFVFTDAARYVSLGESPYMRDTYRYTPLLAIILLPTQYGFPSWGKYMFSLCDILAGWIIIKILNRKLSLGKSLLYVSFWILNPLVAVISTRGNCEAILGVLSVALILLLERKRVWLAGFLLGFSVHFKIYPFIYGIAFLFYYANPWKQGPLLKRVAGSFSVNQFKVLIGSLLAFTLCNLFMYIIYGRPFLEHTYIYHLGRTDHRHNFSAHHLSLYFESASKQKLSSFLAFFPQILLCVLIAAVYSKQTLAGTLFAQTFAFVTFNKVCTSQYFLWYLIFLPLILPNSKLISKKGLVCLILWIASQAMWLLNAYRLEMLGNSVFIELWLSGLFFFAANVYILKTILECL
- the atp16 gene encoding F1-FO ATP synthase delta subunit — protein: MQPFMNAFRRVPFSPGIFKFAAIPRRGYAQAAQKNEKLILSMALPYRTVFDKVPVTQVDLPTEDGEMGVLKDHVPMVQCLRPGVIQITDESNAVSKYFVSGGFAVQQPSNELSVTSPEAFKLEDFSSSVVAQLLEKYRAEAASSDEKVAAEASIRVGVLETLSGALK